One Oncorhynchus keta strain PuntledgeMale-10-30-2019 chromosome 11, Oket_V2, whole genome shotgun sequence DNA window includes the following coding sequences:
- the mtif3 gene encoding translation initiation factor IF-3, mitochondrial, whose product MSSACLRWALSHASRGVCGGTLNSWRTASGAGLLSYNGRCVSASLSWGWCPLSTTVDETEEGQVPKKKQDPRARATIGSIGRKIHQRHLQVINENDENMGTMHRADVLRLMDENGLKLVPLNENKDPPVYRLMTGKQIHEEQLKLREKQKAKTGPVQVKELTVSSDIGNHDLLTKLRQVQSWLDKKHHVRITLRTGRVEHTQPLDTTLEQMVQQIEGLVGFVSKPKVIRDGRAAMCILRPPSVKELRDMNKAFMGAGVRALLFMERADVALQVERRTPPWDR is encoded by the exons ATGTCTAGTGCTTGTCTGAGGTGGGCCCTGAGCCATGCATCTAGAGGTGTCTGTGGTGGAACCCTCAACTCATGGAGAACAGCCTCTGGGGCTGGGCTCCTATCATACAATGGGAGATGTGTGAGTGCATCGTTGTCTTGGGGATGGTGTCCACTGTCCACCACAGTGGATGAAACTGAAGAGGGGCAGGTGCCTAAGAAGAAGCAGGATCCCCGAGCTCGTGCCACCATTGGCAGTATTGGCCGGAAGATCCACCAGCGCCACCTGCAGGTGATCAATGAGAATGACGAGAACATGGGCACCATGCATCGAGCTGATGTCCTCAGACTAATGGACGAGAATGGGCTTAAACTGGTCCCTCTCAACGAAAACAAAGATCCACCCGTCTACCGTCTAATGACTGGCAAACAGATCCACGAGGAGCAGCTCAAACTGCGTGAGAAACAGAAAGCCAAGACAG GCCCTGTGCAGGTAAAGGAGCTTACCGTTTCCTCTGACATTGGTAACCATGATCTTCTAACCAAGCTGAGGCAGGTCCAGAGCTGGCTGGACAAGAAGCACCATGTCAGAATCACTCTGAGAACAGGGCGTGTGGAACATACACAGCCACTG GACACAACTCTGGAGCAGATGGTGCAACAGATAGAGGGGCTGGTAGGATTTGTTTCCAAACCCAAAGTAATCCGAGACGGTAGAGCTGCCATGTGCATCCTGCGTCCACCCTCAGTGAAGGAACTCAGAGACATGAACAAAG CCTTCATGGGGGCAGGTGTAAGGGCACTGCTCTTCATGGAAAGAGCTGATGTTGCCCTGCAGGTTGAAAGGCGCACCCCTCCCTGGGACAGATAA